One region of Cyanobium sp. M30B3 genomic DNA includes:
- a CDS encoding insulinase family protein — translation MPLAPPPARLPGLQAPAIRRLGNGAQVVTLNLADAPLVCVDFWCRAGSLFETAEESGMAHFLEHMVFKGSRQLEPGEFDWRIEALGGSSNAATGFDDVHYHVLIPPEAAAEAVSLLLDLVLEPRLDAEAFAMERQVVLEELAQSEDQPDEVALQRLLGAGCGTHAYGQAILGRREALLSHTPAAMAAFQQRLYRAERCVLSLAGPLDPELPHSRAIAAAIAASPLARLVQGGGDAPVPSLAVRPGEHRLALPRLESARLLMLWALPPAHDLRLVMGADLLTSLLAEGRRSRLVDRLREQLRLVESIDLDLHVLECGSLALLEAIGDPQDLPAIRTEVEVALRQLAELPIPATEWQRTQRLVANGYRFALESAGGVAAALASQQLWQHPWSLEEPLHALEQWDSEALQRLCLPWLAPERACVLEAVPA, via the coding sequence TTGCCCTTGGCCCCACCCCCGGCTCGCCTGCCCGGTCTGCAGGCCCCCGCCATCCGCCGGCTGGGTAACGGCGCCCAGGTGGTGACCCTGAACCTGGCCGATGCGCCGCTGGTGTGTGTGGACTTCTGGTGCCGGGCGGGAAGCCTGTTTGAAACCGCCGAGGAGAGCGGCATGGCCCACTTCCTCGAGCACATGGTGTTCAAGGGCAGTCGCCAGCTGGAGCCAGGGGAATTCGACTGGCGGATCGAGGCCCTGGGCGGCAGCAGCAATGCCGCCACTGGCTTCGATGACGTGCACTATCACGTGCTGATTCCGCCCGAGGCAGCGGCCGAGGCGGTGAGCCTGCTCCTCGACCTGGTGCTCGAGCCCCGGCTGGACGCCGAGGCCTTCGCCATGGAACGGCAGGTGGTGCTGGAGGAGCTGGCCCAGAGTGAGGACCAGCCCGACGAGGTGGCCCTGCAGCGGCTGCTCGGCGCCGGTTGCGGCACCCATGCCTACGGCCAGGCCATCCTCGGCCGGCGCGAGGCCCTGCTCAGCCACACCCCCGCCGCCATGGCCGCCTTCCAGCAGCGGCTCTACCGGGCGGAGCGCTGTGTGCTGAGCCTGGCCGGCCCCCTGGATCCCGAGCTGCCCCACAGCCGCGCCATCGCCGCGGCGATCGCTGCCAGCCCGCTGGCCCGGCTCGTGCAGGGCGGCGGCGATGCCCCCGTGCCAAGCCTGGCGGTGCGCCCGGGGGAACACCGCCTGGCCCTGCCGCGGCTGGAGTCGGCCCGGCTGCTGATGCTCTGGGCCCTGCCACCCGCCCACGACCTGCGCCTGGTGATGGGCGCCGACCTGCTCACCAGCCTGCTGGCGGAGGGGCGCCGCAGCCGGCTGGTGGACCGCCTGCGGGAGCAGCTGCGCCTGGTGGAGAGCATCGACCTGGATCTGCACGTGCTGGAGTGCGGCAGCCTGGCCCTGCTGGAGGCAATCGGCGATCCGCAGGATCTGCCGGCGATCCGCACGGAGGTGGAGGTGGCGCTGCGCCAGCTGGCGGAACTGCCGATCCCGGCGACGGAATGGCAACGCACCCAGCGGTTGGTGGCCAACGGCTATCGCTTCGCCCTGGAGTCGGCGGGCGGGGTGGCCGCCGCCCTGGCCAGCCAGCAGCTCTGGCAGCACCCCTGGAGCCTGGAGGAGCCCTTGCATGCCCTGGAGCAGTGGGACAGCGAGGCCCTGCAGCGCCTGTGCCTGCCCTGGCTGGCGCCGGAGCGGGCCTGCGTGCTGGAGGCGGTGCCCGCATGA
- a CDS encoding allophycocyanin subunit beta yields MRDAITGLIGRYDQLGRYLDREAIDRIQTYLSESELRLAAVELINREAASIVREASQRLWLADPELILPGGNAYTTRRLSACLRDMDYFLRYASYALIAADTTILNERVLNGLDDTYKSLGVPTGPTVRSIALLGDVVCELLAEQGNADPALLNAVVRAPFDHLCRGLAASDVRAR; encoded by the coding sequence ATGCGGGATGCCATCACCGGTCTGATCGGCCGCTACGACCAGCTGGGCCGCTACCTCGATCGCGAGGCCATCGATCGCATCCAGACCTACCTCTCGGAGTCGGAGCTGCGGCTCGCCGCCGTGGAGCTGATCAACCGCGAGGCCGCATCCATTGTGCGGGAAGCCTCCCAGCGCCTCTGGCTGGCCGATCCCGAGCTGATTCTGCCCGGCGGCAACGCCTACACCACGCGCCGGCTGTCGGCCTGCCTGCGGGATATGGACTATTTCCTGCGCTACGCCAGCTACGCCCTGATCGCCGCCGACACCACGATTCTCAATGAGCGGGTGTTGAACGGCCTGGACGACACCTACAAGAGCCTCGGGGTGCCCACGGGCCCCACCGTGCGCAGCATCGCCCTGCTGGGCGACGTGGTGTGCGAGCTGCTGGCCGAACAGGGCAACGCCGATCCGGCCCTGCTCAATGCCGTGGTTCGTGCACCCTTTGACCATCTCTGCCGCGGTCTGGCGGCATCCGACGTGCGCGCCCGCTGA
- a CDS encoding biotin transporter BioY produces the protein MRALANWSGALAGLMLILVGGLIQAAVPWPSGGGQWEVAPLPITLQVPALLLTGLVCGPRSALLAAVGYLSLGLFQLPVFHGGGGSSYLLDPGFGYLAGFLPAGWLVGKLARQAGMNDPLNLAASAVVGLGVIQVCGLLNLLLGSLAGRWSQPFQELLVRYTLAPLPSLLLLCCAVAALAAGLRRLLFVQT, from the coding sequence TTGCGGGCGCTGGCCAACTGGAGTGGAGCCCTTGCCGGGCTGATGCTGATCCTGGTGGGGGGACTGATCCAGGCGGCTGTGCCCTGGCCGAGCGGCGGCGGGCAGTGGGAGGTGGCCCCGCTACCGATCACCCTGCAGGTGCCGGCCCTGCTGCTCACGGGCCTGGTGTGCGGCCCCCGCAGCGCCCTGTTGGCGGCGGTGGGTTACCTGAGCCTGGGGCTGTTCCAGCTGCCGGTGTTCCATGGCGGGGGGGGCAGTTCCTATCTGCTGGATCCCGGCTTCGGCTATCTGGCCGGCTTCCTGCCCGCTGGCTGGCTGGTGGGCAAGCTGGCCCGGCAAGCGGGCATGAATGATCCGCTGAATCTGGCGGCCAGTGCCGTGGTGGGCCTGGGGGTGATCCAGGTGTGCGGCTTGCTCAATCTGCTGCTGGGCAGCCTGGCGGGCCGCTGGAGCCAGCCCTTCCAGGAACTGCTGGTGCGCTATACCCTCGCTCCCCTGCCCTCCCTGCTGCTGCTCTGCTGTGCTGTGGCGGCCCTGGCCGCCGGGCTGCGCCGGCTGTTGTTTGTGCAAACCTGA
- a CDS encoding transglycosylase domain-containing protein, with protein MAEALLLLHLPGEGSRRVELHSGAYRLGRDSDCEICLPHPTVSRQHGLLERRGRHWLLLDNGSTNGLWWNGRRVKELLLNAGDTVRFGPDHLAGVPELQFHSRELTRLERLARLGSLGMAAVAAIGLATLTLGTLQLPIRGSLAPVRGPLALYDREGKPIASAEGKRHRELAELDAFPRVLVDALLASEDSRFWWHPGVDPIGTARALLTNLLGGRVLEGGSTLTQQLARSLYPDQVGQGESLGRKWRELLVSLQLEARFSKRDLLLSYLNRVYLGAGWGFEDASRHYFGKSAGKLELPEAALLVGLLPSPNGYDPCFDAQAALDARNRVLAKMVDTGRISADAGRRARRSPVQLSPEACRDQQRRRGAPFYTDQVRRDLQSQVGDEVAAEGNFLVDTHLNPQLQATVERLLRRRINSSSSLGVSEGAVVVLDARNGGILAVAGGRDYSQSQFNRATMAQRQPGSTFKLFPYLVALERGIKVTDPVACGQLRWRGQTFSSDCGGTLSLVSAFARSSNTAALRLAQRVGLEAVVQKARDLGIVSPLAAVPGLALGQSEVTLLELTAAYAAVANGGTWYAPSTIRQVIDGETCQEDDRARCRKASGPTATAAPGRRAMQQATARSMQELLRSVVRAGTGQAASVGGQEGGKTGTTNDSRDLLFVGYDPRKQWVMGIWLGNDDNSPTRASSALAAGLWGEIMRASGS; from the coding sequence ATGGCTGAGGCCCTGCTGCTGCTGCACCTGCCGGGAGAGGGCTCGCGCCGGGTGGAGCTGCACAGCGGCGCCTACCGGCTTGGACGGGACAGCGACTGTGAGATCTGCCTGCCCCATCCCACCGTGAGCCGGCAGCACGGCCTGCTGGAGCGCCGCGGGCGCCACTGGCTGCTGCTGGACAACGGCTCCACCAATGGCCTCTGGTGGAACGGCCGCCGGGTGAAGGAGCTGCTGCTCAACGCAGGGGACACGGTGCGCTTCGGCCCCGACCATCTGGCCGGGGTACCGGAGCTGCAGTTCCACAGCCGCGAGCTCACCCGCCTGGAGCGGCTGGCGCGGCTCGGCAGCCTGGGGATGGCAGCGGTGGCCGCCATCGGCCTGGCCACCCTCACCCTGGGGACGCTGCAGCTGCCGATCCGCGGCAGCCTGGCGCCGGTGCGGGGCCCCCTGGCCCTCTACGACCGGGAGGGCAAGCCGATCGCCAGTGCCGAGGGCAAGCGTCACCGGGAGCTGGCGGAGCTGGATGCCTTTCCCAGGGTGCTGGTGGATGCCCTGCTGGCCAGCGAGGACAGCCGCTTCTGGTGGCATCCGGGGGTGGACCCGATCGGCACGGCCCGCGCCCTGCTCACCAACCTGCTGGGCGGGCGGGTGCTGGAGGGCGGCAGCACGCTCACCCAGCAGCTGGCCCGCAGCCTCTATCCCGACCAGGTGGGCCAGGGGGAGAGCCTGGGGCGCAAGTGGCGGGAACTGCTGGTGTCGCTCCAGCTGGAAGCGCGCTTCAGCAAGCGGGATCTGCTGCTCAGCTACCTGAACCGCGTGTACCTGGGGGCGGGCTGGGGATTCGAGGATGCCAGCCGCCACTACTTCGGCAAGTCGGCCGGCAAACTGGAGCTGCCGGAGGCGGCTCTGCTGGTTGGGCTGCTGCCCTCGCCCAACGGCTACGACCCCTGCTTCGACGCCCAGGCCGCCCTCGATGCCCGCAACCGGGTGCTGGCCAAGATGGTGGACACCGGTCGCATCTCCGCGGACGCGGGGCGCCGGGCCCGGCGCAGCCCGGTGCAGCTGAGTCCAGAAGCCTGCCGCGACCAGCAGCGGCGCCGCGGAGCGCCGTTCTACACCGACCAGGTGCGGCGCGATCTGCAGAGCCAGGTGGGGGACGAGGTGGCGGCCGAGGGCAACTTCCTGGTGGATACCCATCTCAACCCGCAGCTGCAGGCCACGGTGGAGCGGCTGCTGCGCCGGCGGATCAACAGCAGCAGCAGCCTGGGGGTGAGCGAGGGGGCGGTGGTGGTGCTCGACGCCCGCAACGGCGGCATCCTGGCGGTGGCCGGCGGTCGCGACTACAGCCAGAGCCAGTTCAACCGGGCCACCATGGCCCAGCGCCAGCCCGGCAGCACCTTCAAGCTCTTTCCCTATCTGGTGGCCCTGGAGCGGGGCATCAAGGTCACCGATCCGGTGGCCTGTGGGCAGCTCCGGTGGCGGGGGCAGACCTTCAGCAGCGACTGCGGGGGCACCCTCTCGCTGGTGAGTGCCTTTGCCCGCAGCAGCAACACCGCCGCCCTGCGCCTGGCCCAGCGGGTGGGTCTGGAGGCGGTGGTGCAGAAGGCCCGCGACCTGGGCATCGTCAGCCCCCTGGCCGCCGTGCCGGGGCTAGCCCTGGGGCAGAGCGAGGTGACGCTGCTGGAACTCACCGCCGCCTACGCGGCCGTGGCCAATGGCGGCACCTGGTACGCCCCCTCCACCATCCGCCAGGTGATTGACGGCGAAACCTGCCAGGAGGACGACCGGGCCCGTTGCCGCAAAGCCAGCGGGCCCACCGCCACGGCTGCCCCCGGACGGCGGGCGATGCAGCAGGCCACCGCCCGGAGCATGCAGGAACTGCTGCGCAGCGTGGTACGCGCCGGGACCGGCCAGGCCGCCTCGGTTGGGGGCCAGGAGGGTGGCAAGACAGGCACCACCAACGACAGCCGCGACCTGCTGTTCGTGGGCTACGACCCCAGAAAGCAGTGGGTGATGGGGATCTGGCTGGGCAACGACGACAACAGCCCCACCCGAGCCAGCAGCGCGCTGGCGGCGGGTCTGTGGGGCGAGATCATGCGCGCCAGCGGCTCCTAG
- a CDS encoding alanine--glyoxylate aminotransferase family protein, translating to MPWFVHPLTISAAVWRHPTCAPAERSRRRGPLRRLRSHLPSDPGSLSALPPINSAHRSSIAPINTPDRLLLGPGPSNAHPMVLQALSRTPIGHLDPLYVDLMGEVQELLRYVWQTDNRLTIPMSGTGSAAMEATLANTVEPGDKVLVAVKGYFGLRLADMAGRYRAEVVTIERPWGEAFSLEEIEAALEHHRPTILAMVHAETSTGIRQPMEGIGDLCRKHDCLLLLDTVTSLGAVPLFLDDWKVDMAYSCSQKGLSCPPGLGPFTMGPRAEAKLAARPDKVPNWYLDVSLLNRYWGSDRVYHHTAPVNMNFGMREALRLLAEEGLESAWERHRVNAERLWAGLERLGLQLHAPEHLRLPTLTTVRIPEGVDGKAFCLHLLNKHGIEVGGGLGALAGKVWRIGLMGYNSRAENVDKLLNLFETELPSFRATAARPAAAAV from the coding sequence ATGCCGTGGTTCGTGCACCCTTTGACCATCTCTGCCGCGGTCTGGCGGCATCCGACGTGCGCGCCCGCTGAGCGGTCCCGCCGGCGCGGTCCGCTGCGTAGGCTCAGGTCCCATCTCCCCTCCGACCCAGGCTCCTTGTCCGCCCTGCCTCCCATCAACAGCGCCCACCGCTCCTCGATCGCGCCGATCAACACTCCGGATCGGCTGCTGCTCGGACCAGGACCCTCCAATGCCCATCCCATGGTGTTGCAGGCCCTCAGCCGCACGCCGATCGGTCACCTCGACCCTCTCTATGTGGACCTGATGGGCGAGGTGCAGGAGCTGCTGCGCTACGTCTGGCAGACCGACAACCGCCTCACCATTCCCATGAGTGGCACCGGCAGCGCCGCCATGGAGGCCACCCTGGCCAACACCGTGGAGCCCGGCGACAAGGTGCTGGTGGCCGTGAAGGGCTACTTCGGCCTGCGTCTGGCCGACATGGCCGGTCGCTACCGCGCCGAGGTGGTCACCATCGAGCGCCCCTGGGGCGAGGCCTTCAGCCTGGAGGAGATCGAGGCCGCGCTGGAGCACCACAGGCCCACCATCCTGGCGATGGTGCATGCCGAAACCTCCACCGGCATCCGCCAGCCGATGGAGGGCATCGGGGATCTGTGCCGCAAGCACGACTGCCTGCTGCTGCTCGATACCGTCACCTCCCTCGGTGCCGTGCCCCTCTTCCTCGATGACTGGAAGGTGGACATGGCCTACAGCTGCAGCCAGAAGGGTCTCAGCTGCCCCCCAGGTCTGGGCCCGTTCACCATGGGCCCCCGGGCCGAGGCCAAGCTCGCCGCCCGTCCCGACAAGGTGCCCAACTGGTATCTGGATGTATCCCTGCTCAACCGGTACTGGGGCAGTGACCGGGTATACCACCACACCGCCCCGGTGAACATGAACTTCGGCATGCGCGAGGCCCTGCGCCTGCTCGCTGAGGAGGGATTGGAGTCCGCCTGGGAGCGCCACCGGGTCAACGCCGAGCGGCTCTGGGCCGGCCTGGAGCGGCTTGGGTTGCAACTGCACGCCCCCGAGCACCTGCGTCTGCCCACCCTCACCACCGTGCGCATCCCCGAAGGCGTCGATGGCAAGGCCTTCTGCCTGCATCTGCTCAACAAGCACGGCATCGAGGTGGGCGGTGGTCTCGGTGCCCTCGCCGGCAAGGTGTGGCGCATCGGCCTGATGGGCTACAACAGCCGCGCCGAGAACGTGGACAAGCTGCTCAACCTGTTCGAAACCGAGCTGCCCAGCTTCCGCGCCACCGCTGCCCGGCCCGCCGCTGCCGCCGTGTGA
- a CDS encoding phycocyanobilin:ferredoxin oxidoreductase — protein sequence MRGGRGKIRILLAGAAVVSSPKAQSLELHPLVEALAERIRAAWRDLPELEPLPVAADLEAISGSLDGEHLFIRNELWRCRGLRKLHLETARLGAGLQILHCVWFPDPRCDLPVFGADIVATPAGVSAAIVDLSPVRGVLPEAIDAALAARPPRCYSQPRELPPWGSIFSRHVRFVRPAGPGEDRQFVEEVGEILAILAAACRSVPVAAADDPTTVARWQGQLRYCKQQKQNDKTRRVLEKAFDPAWADRYIEELLFDDPPRP from the coding sequence ATGAGGGGAGGACGTGGCAAGATCCGCATTCTGCTGGCTGGCGCGGCTGTGGTGAGTTCCCCGAAGGCCCAATCCCTGGAGCTCCATCCCCTGGTGGAGGCGCTGGCGGAACGGATCCGGGCGGCCTGGCGGGACCTGCCGGAGCTGGAGCCGTTGCCCGTGGCCGCCGACCTGGAGGCGATCAGCGGCAGCCTCGACGGCGAGCACCTGTTCATCCGCAACGAGCTCTGGCGGTGCCGGGGCCTGCGCAAGCTGCACCTGGAAACGGCCCGCCTCGGTGCCGGCCTGCAGATCCTCCACTGCGTGTGGTTTCCCGATCCCCGCTGCGACCTGCCGGTGTTCGGCGCCGACATCGTGGCCACGCCTGCCGGGGTCTCGGCGGCGATCGTGGACCTCTCACCGGTGCGCGGCGTGCTGCCGGAGGCCATCGACGCCGCCCTCGCCGCCCGCCCCCCCCGCTGCTACAGCCAGCCGCGCGAGCTGCCGCCCTGGGGCTCGATCTTCTCCCGTCACGTGCGCTTCGTGCGCCCGGCGGGGCCAGGCGAAGACCGCCAGTTCGTGGAGGAAGTGGGCGAAATCCTGGCGATTCTGGCCGCAGCTTGCCGCAGCGTGCCTGTCGCGGCTGCCGACGATCCGACTACCGTTGCGCGATGGCAGGGCCAGCTCCGCTATTGCAAGCAACAGAAACAAAACGACAAAACCCGCCGGGTGCTCGAGAAGGCCTTCGATCCCGCCTGGGCCGACCGCTACATCGAGGAGCTGCTCTTCGACGATCCACCGCGGCCTTGA
- a CDS encoding nucleoside deaminase — protein MDSRPTSPDAQLQLWMERLLRRAAAVGEGGEIPVAAVVLDGQGRCVGWGSNRRHSRQDPLGHAEITALAQAARVLGDWRLNGCTLVVTLEPCGMCAGAAIQARVGRVVFGAGDAKRGALGGCLDLAGHPSAHHHMQVVAGVAGAAASSQLGEWFRNRRRIRSLPPVEQAKGPDG, from the coding sequence ATGGACAGCAGGCCCACGAGCCCCGATGCCCAGCTGCAGCTGTGGATGGAGCGCCTGCTGCGCCGGGCTGCCGCCGTCGGCGAGGGCGGCGAGATTCCGGTGGCCGCCGTCGTGCTCGATGGCCAGGGGCGCTGCGTGGGCTGGGGCAGCAACCGCCGCCACAGCCGCCAGGATCCCCTGGGCCACGCCGAGATCACGGCCCTGGCCCAGGCGGCGCGGGTGCTCGGCGACTGGCGGCTGAACGGCTGCACCCTGGTGGTGACCCTGGAGCCCTGCGGCATGTGCGCCGGAGCAGCAATCCAGGCCCGGGTGGGCCGGGTGGTGTTCGGCGCCGGCGATGCCAAGCGTGGGGCCCTGGGTGGTTGCCTGGATCTGGCCGGCCACCCCAGTGCTCACCACCACATGCAGGTGGTGGCCGGGGTGGCCGGCGCGGCGGCCAGCAGCCAGCTCGGGGAATGGTTCCGCAACCGCCGCCGGATCAGGAGCCTGCCGCCTGTTGAGCAGGCGAAGGGCCCGGACGGTTGA
- a CDS encoding DUF3148 domain-containing protein, whose protein sequence is MDLGTVVRLRQRPAYLKTADPMPMLRPPDLIGVEEQGQVVEVRALGQLAVRFRRGTFLLAADQCSPISD, encoded by the coding sequence CTGGACCTGGGCACGGTGGTGCGGCTGCGGCAGCGGCCCGCCTACCTCAAGACGGCCGACCCGATGCCCATGCTGCGGCCCCCGGATCTGATCGGCGTGGAGGAACAGGGGCAGGTGGTGGAAGTGCGGGCCCTGGGCCAGCTGGCGGTGCGCTTTCGGCGGGGAACCTTTCTGCTGGCCGCCGATCAGTGCTCCCCGATTTCAGACTGA
- a CDS encoding signal peptidase II, whose amino-acid sequence MSAPASAVAVRRRVCFSTAALVVLADQFSKAWATRALPGAGSQPLIPGLIDLYYTTNTGAAFSLFTGSTRVLGAVSLLVAVAVTWWILNSGRRGLPLSRALALGFLLGGAIGNGIDRWRLGAVIDFLALVPVNFPVFNIADVAINLAVLGFLVDVIQQQRASDG is encoded by the coding sequence ATGTCTGCCCCCGCCAGTGCCGTGGCCGTGAGGCGTCGGGTGTGTTTCAGCACGGCGGCGCTGGTGGTGCTGGCCGACCAATTCAGCAAGGCGTGGGCCACCCGGGCCCTGCCCGGTGCCGGCAGCCAGCCACTGATCCCCGGCCTGATCGATCTCTACTACACCACCAACACGGGTGCGGCGTTCAGTCTGTTCACCGGGTCCACCCGGGTGCTGGGAGCGGTGAGCCTGCTGGTGGCCGTGGCCGTGACCTGGTGGATTCTCAACAGCGGCCGCCGCGGACTGCCGCTGAGCAGGGCGCTGGCCCTGGGCTTTCTGCTGGGCGGCGCCATCGGCAACGGCATCGATCGCTGGCGGCTGGGGGCGGTGATCGATTTCCTGGCCCTGGTGCCGGTGAACTTCCCGGTGTTCAACATCGCCGATGTGGCCATCAATCTGGCGGTGCTCGGCTTTCTGGTGGACGTGATCCAGCAGCAGCGGGCCAGCGATGGCTGA
- a CDS encoding aspartate aminotransferase family protein → MQWCFRPPLAPAPSAQRANPPLPFASADQLDDALLRLLEQASERLCRWLGSATSRPPLPGISLMPAIEPQPLGLAADQLLADLELVMDGAYNPGHPGALAHLDPPPLAASIVGDLICAGLNNNLLAEELSPSLSRLERSLMAWLAERLGMPAGSGGVPASGGTLSNLMALVTARRERGLACNGEAVVLASADAHVSIGKALAVMGLPASALLPIPTTAAGGMDPAALADQLDSLQRQGVPVIAVVATAGTTVRGAVDPLEALAPLCRHRGVWLHVDGAIGAVFALSDRHRRRVAGIELADSITVNPQKLLGITKTSSLLLLAHPQALERSFATGLPYMEPSWGGGHGGESGLQGTRPAEVLKLWLGLRQLGLEGIDALLDGAIARRQQLQQLLQLQPGLALVGGPLHLLAFTPANASALQAEAWSQHTRQRLLDAQLMLSRPFYAGRFHLKAVLGNPNTGRAELERLAALVAGSVDGAGLPVAAASA, encoded by the coding sequence ATGCAATGGTGTTTCCGTCCGCCGTTGGCTCCTGCGCCATCCGCCCAGCGGGCGAATCCGCCCCTGCCCTTCGCCTCCGCTGATCAGCTGGACGATGCCCTGCTGCGGCTGCTGGAGCAGGCCAGTGAGCGGCTCTGCCGCTGGTTGGGGTCAGCCACCAGCCGGCCCCCGCTGCCGGGCATCAGCCTGATGCCGGCGATCGAGCCCCAGCCCCTGGGCCTCGCCGCCGACCAGTTGCTGGCCGATCTCGAGCTGGTGATGGATGGCGCCTACAACCCCGGTCACCCCGGTGCGCTGGCCCACCTCGATCCGCCGCCCCTGGCCGCTTCGATCGTGGGCGATCTGATCTGCGCCGGCCTCAACAACAACCTGCTGGCCGAGGAGCTCTCCCCCAGCCTGAGTCGCCTGGAGCGCAGTCTGATGGCCTGGCTGGCCGAGCGCCTGGGCATGCCCGCCGGCAGTGGCGGTGTGCCGGCGAGCGGCGGCACCCTCTCCAACCTCATGGCCCTGGTCACCGCCCGCCGCGAGCGCGGCCTCGCCTGCAACGGTGAGGCCGTGGTGCTGGCCAGCGCCGACGCCCACGTGTCGATCGGCAAGGCTCTGGCGGTGATGGGTCTGCCAGCCTCAGCCCTGCTGCCCATCCCCACCACCGCCGCTGGCGGTATGGATCCCGCTGCCCTGGCGGACCAGCTGGACAGCCTGCAGCGCCAGGGCGTGCCGGTGATCGCCGTGGTTGCCACGGCCGGCACCACGGTGCGCGGGGCGGTGGACCCCCTTGAGGCGCTGGCACCCCTCTGCCGGCACCGCGGCGTGTGGCTGCATGTGGATGGGGCCATCGGTGCCGTGTTCGCCCTCAGCGACCGGCACCGCAGGCGGGTGGCCGGCATCGAGCTGGCCGATTCGATCACCGTGAATCCCCAGAAACTTCTGGGAATCACCAAGACCTCCTCACTGCTGTTGCTGGCCCATCCCCAGGCCCTGGAGCGCAGCTTCGCCACCGGCCTGCCCTACATGGAACCCAGCTGGGGCGGCGGCCATGGCGGTGAGAGCGGTCTGCAGGGCACCCGTCCCGCCGAGGTGCTCAAGCTCTGGCTGGGGCTGCGCCAGCTCGGCCTGGAGGGCATCGATGCGCTGCTCGACGGGGCCATCGCCCGTCGCCAGCAGCTGCAGCAGCTGCTGCAGCTGCAGCCCGGTCTGGCGCTGGTGGGCGGTCCGCTGCACCTGCTGGCCTTCACCCCGGCCAACGCCAGTGCGCTCCAGGCCGAGGCCTGGAGCCAGCACACTCGCCAGCGCCTGCTCGATGCCCAGCTGATGCTGTCGCGGCCCTTCTACGCCGGCCGCTTCCACCTCAAGGCCGTGCTGGGCAATCCCAACACCGGCAGGGCGGAACTGGAACGCCTGGCGGCCCTGGTGGCGGGCAGCGTCGATGGAGCCGGCCTGCCCGTGGCCGCCGCGTCCGCCTGA
- a CDS encoding insulinase family protein — MTSPWRSATLPGGLPLVSMERPGAGLLAARLWIRGGSSHDPQGQRGAMQLLAGTMTRGAGPLDADALAELVEGRGAALRAEAGEDALVISLKCASSDAADLLPLLPLMASAPTLEPAQVDLERDLNLQNLQRQQEDPFQLAHDRLRQQLYGQGPYGHDPLGVAEDLERLQAAQLQPLVERLGREGAVMVLCGDLEQVPLAPLQASLQAHPVRTRATRRQEGPAAEPGERLGVQEQDTEQLVLMLGCATVPLGHGDALALRLLQAHLGLGMSSRLFVLLREERGLAYDVGVHMPARCGATPFVWHLSTSAERAAEACACVLDEWQRLLQEPLSQQDLDLARAKFRGQDAMGRQTCGQLADRQALVLGYGLGENHVEETLRRAEQVQPEQLLAAARRWLARPHLSLCGPAAALQAAERAWRQGQVGLADGSV, encoded by the coding sequence ATGACCAGCCCCTGGAGAAGCGCCACCCTGCCGGGGGGCCTGCCCCTGGTGTCGATGGAACGGCCTGGGGCGGGCCTGCTGGCCGCCCGGCTGTGGATCCGCGGCGGCAGCAGTCACGACCCCCAGGGCCAGCGCGGCGCCATGCAACTGCTGGCCGGCACGATGACCCGCGGGGCCGGCCCGCTGGATGCCGATGCCCTGGCGGAACTGGTGGAGGGCCGGGGCGCCGCCCTGCGGGCGGAAGCCGGCGAAGACGCCCTGGTGATCAGCCTCAAGTGCGCCAGCAGCGACGCCGCCGATCTGCTGCCGCTGCTGCCGCTGATGGCCAGCGCCCCCACCCTGGAGCCGGCCCAGGTGGACCTGGAGCGGGACCTGAACCTGCAGAACCTGCAGCGCCAGCAGGAGGACCCCTTTCAGCTGGCCCACGATCGCCTGCGCCAGCAGCTCTATGGCCAGGGGCCCTACGGCCACGATCCCCTTGGAGTGGCGGAAGACCTGGAACGGCTGCAGGCGGCCCAGCTCCAGCCCCTGGTGGAGCGGCTGGGGCGTGAGGGGGCCGTGATGGTGCTCTGCGGTGATCTCGAGCAGGTACCCCTGGCGCCCTTGCAGGCCAGCCTGCAGGCCCACCCCGTGCGCACCAGGGCAACCCGCCGGCAGGAGGGCCCCGCTGCCGAGCCAGGCGAACGCCTGGGGGTGCAGGAACAGGACACCGAACAGCTGGTGCTGATGCTGGGCTGCGCCACCGTGCCCCTGGGCCACGGGGACGCCCTGGCCCTGCGCCTGCTGCAGGCCCACCTGGGGCTGGGAATGTCCAGTCGCCTGTTCGTGCTGCTGCGGGAGGAGCGGGGCCTGGCCTACGACGTGGGCGTGCACATGCCGGCCCGCTGCGGTGCCACCCCCTTCGTGTGGCACCTCTCCACCTCGGCGGAGCGGGCCGCAGAGGCCTGCGCCTGCGTTCTGGACGAATGGCAGCGGCTGCTGCAGGAACCCCTGAGCCAGCAGGACCTTGACCTGGCCCGGGCCAAGTTCCGAGGGCAGGATGCGATGGGCCGCCAGACCTGCGGCCAGCTGGCGGATCGCCAGGCCCTGGTGCTCGGCTACGGGCTCGGCGAAAACCATGTGGAGGAAACGCTCAGGCGGGCGGAGCAGGTGCAACCCGAGCAGCTGCTGGCGGCGGCGAGACGCTGGCTGGCCAGGCCCCATCTCAGCCTCTGCGGGCCCGCCGCCGCCCTGCAGGCAGCCGAGCGCGCCTGGCGACAGGGCCAGGTGGGGCTGGCGGATGGGTCAGTCTGA